One window of Candidatus Mycobacterium wuenschmannii genomic DNA carries:
- a CDS encoding sulfite exporter TauE/SafE family protein, producing MPLTHAILITLAGLAAGAINAVVGSGTLITFPTLVAMGYPPVTSTMSNAVGLVAGSASGTWGYRRELRGQWNRLRWQIPASILGAIFGAWLLLHLPEKVFARVVPVLLIAALALVAVGPRIQNWARRRSENAGRDADHVSPRRMFALVASTFAIGVYGGYFTAAQGIMLIAAMSALLPESVQRTNAAKNLLALLVNIVAALAYTLVAFDRVSWPAAGLIAAGSLIGGWLGAHYGRRLSPNALRATIVVVGLIGLYRLLAP from the coding sequence GTGCCGTTGACTCACGCAATTCTCATCACCCTCGCCGGCTTGGCCGCCGGTGCGATCAACGCCGTCGTCGGATCCGGCACCCTCATCACCTTCCCGACTCTGGTCGCGATGGGCTACCCGCCGGTGACGTCGACCATGTCGAACGCCGTGGGCCTGGTCGCCGGCAGCGCATCCGGGACCTGGGGCTACCGCCGCGAATTGCGCGGCCAGTGGAATCGGCTCCGCTGGCAGATCCCAGCGTCGATCCTGGGTGCAATCTTCGGGGCGTGGCTGCTGCTGCACTTGCCCGAGAAGGTCTTCGCGCGAGTGGTGCCGGTGCTGCTGATCGCCGCACTGGCATTGGTGGCGGTGGGCCCTCGGATTCAGAACTGGGCGCGGCGGCGGTCCGAGAACGCCGGACGGGACGCCGACCATGTTTCACCCCGCCGGATGTTCGCCTTGGTCGCAAGCACTTTCGCGATCGGCGTCTACGGCGGGTACTTCACAGCGGCGCAGGGGATCATGCTGATCGCCGCAATGAGTGCGCTGCTCCCCGAATCGGTGCAACGGACCAACGCCGCCAAGAACCTGCTCGCCCTGCTGGTCAATATCGTTGCGGCGCTGGCCTATACATTGGTGGCCTTCGACCGGGTCAGTTGGCCCGCAGCGGGGCTCATTGCGGCCGGCTCGCTGATCGGCGGGTGGCTGGGCGCGCATTATGGTCGTCGGTTGTCGCCGAACGCGTTGCGCGCCACGATCGTCGTGGTGGGCCTGATCGGTCTGTACCGGCTGCTGGCACCCTGA
- a CDS encoding DUF3060 domain-containing protein, translating into MKSEDDPEARIRELEQPLTDAARASEAAAYQPPSKWAPPSGPPLPPPALPYDATIQYPSTGPRRGGRTRWILLALFVIGVMCLPIAIFLFSAHHVSRSTFPSIPSFSTPGPSTSVRVPRTTASAALPTAPATSVTKAPAGENITVSGISEARTIACSGGSISVSGITNNVTITGHCARLIVSGIQNQISIDTADAIEASGSGNQVTYHGGSPKIGKSGIDNVVQQG; encoded by the coding sequence ATGAAATCCGAGGATGATCCGGAGGCCCGGATCCGGGAGCTGGAGCAGCCGCTGACGGACGCGGCCCGCGCTTCCGAGGCTGCCGCCTATCAGCCCCCCAGCAAGTGGGCGCCGCCGTCCGGCCCGCCATTGCCGCCACCGGCGTTGCCCTACGACGCCACCATCCAGTACCCGTCGACCGGGCCCCGGCGAGGGGGTCGGACGCGCTGGATTCTGCTTGCGCTGTTCGTGATTGGCGTGATGTGTCTACCGATCGCGATCTTCCTCTTCAGTGCGCATCACGTGTCTCGCAGCACCTTTCCGTCTATACCGAGTTTCTCGACGCCCGGCCCGAGTACGTCCGTGCGAGTGCCGCGCACCACCGCGTCCGCGGCCCTGCCGACCGCACCCGCCACGTCGGTGACGAAGGCTCCGGCCGGTGAGAACATCACCGTGTCCGGCATCAGCGAAGCCCGGACCATCGCCTGCAGCGGAGGATCGATCAGCGTCAGCGGAATCACCAACAACGTCACCATCACCGGCCACTGCGCGCGATTGATCGTCTCCGGAATTCAGAATCAGATCAGTATCGACACCGCCGACGCGATCGAAGCCTCGGGCTCCGGGAACCAGGTCACCTACCACGGCGGGTCGCCGAAGATCGGGAAGTCCGGCATCGACAACGTCGTTCAGCAGGGGTGA
- a CDS encoding NADP-dependent oxidoreductase, which yields MPDLANRQILLRRRPSGLVQPGDTELVTTPAPEPVEGEALVRTTYVGLDAAVRTWLNDQQGYLPPVQLGEVIRAAGIGEVVSSRCDAYQVGDVITTLTGFQEYVIIRDDVFSTPIPGESDQLAIMSVYGPTGATAYIGMTDVGKPQPGDTVVVSAAAGATGSIAGQIAKIAGARVVGIAGGPEKCRAVVDDFGFDACIDYKNDDLPAALKQHCPERVNVYFDNVGGPILDAVLGRLAMNARVVLCGIISSYLSGDHPGPVNYVNLLSKTATMQGFNALDQWGRFDEASAALRQWGHEGRINARQTIFDGIESCVDALNGLFTGANIGKMLVKLSEPTI from the coding sequence GTGCCCGACTTAGCCAACCGCCAGATCCTGCTGCGCCGCCGTCCGAGCGGGCTGGTCCAGCCGGGGGATACCGAGCTCGTGACCACGCCTGCGCCCGAGCCCGTGGAGGGCGAGGCACTCGTCCGCACCACGTACGTCGGCCTCGACGCCGCAGTGCGCACCTGGCTCAACGACCAACAGGGCTACCTTCCGCCGGTACAGCTGGGCGAGGTCATCCGAGCGGCCGGGATCGGCGAGGTTGTGTCGTCCCGGTGTGACGCCTACCAGGTGGGCGATGTGATCACCACACTCACCGGCTTTCAGGAGTACGTCATCATCCGCGACGACGTATTCAGCACGCCGATTCCCGGTGAAAGCGACCAGCTGGCGATCATGTCGGTCTACGGCCCGACCGGTGCGACGGCTTACATCGGGATGACCGACGTCGGTAAGCCGCAGCCCGGCGACACCGTGGTGGTGTCGGCGGCCGCGGGTGCGACGGGGTCGATCGCCGGCCAGATCGCGAAGATCGCCGGCGCGCGGGTGGTGGGCATTGCGGGCGGCCCCGAGAAGTGCCGGGCGGTGGTCGACGACTTCGGGTTCGACGCCTGCATCGACTACAAGAACGACGACCTGCCCGCGGCATTGAAGCAACATTGCCCCGAACGGGTGAACGTCTACTTCGACAACGTCGGCGGGCCGATACTCGATGCCGTGCTCGGCCGGCTCGCAATGAACGCCCGAGTTGTGCTGTGCGGCATCATTTCCAGCTACCTCAGCGGCGATCACCCCGGCCCGGTCAACTACGTGAACCTGCTGTCAAAGACCGCAACCATGCAGGGATTCAACGCGCTTGACCAGTGGGGTCGTTTCGACGAAGCATCGGCCGCGCTGCGCCAGTGGGGGCACGAGGGCCGAATCAATGCCCGCCAGACCATCTTTGACGGCATCGAGTCGTGCGTCGACGCGCTCAACGGGCTGTTCACCGGAGCCAACATCGGCAAGATGCTGGTCAAGTTGAGCGAGCCGACAATTTAG
- a CDS encoding TenA family protein codes for MDSFADTLWRRNQDTAEAALHHPFLRGIASGKLPRAAFAHYVGQDAAFLDAYCRAYALGSAKSPDREGVMVFKTLLDAAVEELALHRGYADRWGVDLDPPIGAATAAYTDFILAVAALEPVGHIAAAMAPCLRLYSYLGQQLNPHTQPGNPFREWVTTYSDPEFEKLAERLEGLVDRYGGDSKRMTFLYGRGMELEMQFFSSCAQGVS; via the coding sequence GTGGACTCCTTCGCCGATACGCTGTGGCGCCGAAACCAGGACACGGCGGAAGCTGCACTACATCACCCGTTTCTTCGAGGCATCGCGTCAGGAAAATTGCCCCGCGCAGCGTTCGCGCACTACGTCGGCCAAGACGCTGCATTTCTCGACGCTTACTGCCGCGCGTACGCGCTCGGATCAGCCAAGAGCCCGGACCGCGAGGGGGTCATGGTGTTCAAGACTCTGTTGGACGCCGCAGTCGAGGAGCTTGCCCTGCATCGCGGGTACGCCGACCGCTGGGGCGTCGACCTCGACCCTCCGATAGGCGCTGCAACTGCGGCGTACACGGACTTCATTTTGGCGGTTGCCGCGCTCGAGCCGGTCGGTCATATCGCGGCGGCGATGGCTCCGTGCCTGCGCCTCTACAGCTATCTGGGTCAGCAGCTGAATCCGCACACGCAACCTGGCAACCCATTTCGCGAGTGGGTGACGACCTACTCCGACCCCGAGTTCGAGAAGCTTGCTGAACGTCTCGAGGGCCTGGTCGACCGTTACGGCGGCGACTCAAAGCGCATGACGTTCCTCTACGGCCGAGGTATGGAACTCGAGATGCAATTTTTCAGCAGTTGCGCGCAAGGCGTGTCGTGA
- a CDS encoding GlsB/YeaQ/YmgE family stress response membrane protein yields the protein MSTNLAAAELLARSTTVTSVGWIGYIVIGAVAGWIASLIMKTREGLLLDIVVGVVGALLGGFLLSFVVDTASGGWWFTLFTAVFGAVILLSLVRVVRRV from the coding sequence ATGAGTACGAATTTGGCAGCTGCCGAACTGCTGGCCCGGTCCACCACCGTGACCAGTGTCGGCTGGATCGGCTACATCGTTATCGGAGCAGTTGCGGGATGGATCGCGTCGCTGATCATGAAAACCCGAGAAGGTCTCCTACTCGACATCGTTGTCGGTGTGGTGGGCGCGCTGCTCGGCGGATTCCTGCTCAGCTTCGTCGTCGACACCGCCAGCGGGGGATGGTGGTTCACCCTCTTCACCGCGGTCTTCGGCGCCGTGATCCTGCTGTCGTTGGTTCGTGTAGTGCGGCGCGTCTAG